A window of the Tripterygium wilfordii isolate XIE 37 chromosome 12, ASM1340144v1, whole genome shotgun sequence genome harbors these coding sequences:
- the LOC120010078 gene encoding AT-hook motif nuclear-localized protein 29-like → MLANKWWERLDHASTYEPPGAAPPYVHPHLLLHDPQQEQQEHHSNQNPDLDSGATSSATNSNNRRPRGRPPGSKNKPKAPVIVTRDSPNAMRSHVLEITNGADIVESVSVYARKRGRGICFMNGSGSVSNVSLRQPGLGGSSQLLTLHGRFEILSLTGTVLPPPAPPGAGGLSIFLAGGQGEVVGGRVVGPLVASGPVVLMAASFSNAVFERLSLEKEETTASHESSGVTGGGGQLGEGGVNMGLGAGNVNIGNHPAGLTTGDLFGWNNASGSA, encoded by the coding sequence ATGCTGGCGAATAAGTGGTGGGAGAGACTAGATCATGCGTCCACCTACGAACCTCCAGGCGCCGCTCCACCCTACGTCCATCCCCACCTCCTCCTTCACGATCCTCAGCAGGAACAGCAGGAACACCACTCCAATCAAAACCCCGATCTAGACTCTGGGGCCACTAGCTCCGCCACCAACTCCAATAATCGGCGTCCTAGAGGGCGTCCCCCGGGGTCCAAAAACAAACCGAAAGCCCCAGTCATAGTCACGCGCGACAGCCCGAACGCGATGCGATCGCACGTGCTGGAGATCACAAACGGAGCGGACATCGTGGAGAGTGTCTCTGTCTACGCCaggaagagagggagagggatttGCTTCATGAATGGGAGCGGGAGTGTTTCTAACGTCAGCTTGCGTCAGCCAGGCCTAGGGGGCAGCAGCCAGCTGCTCACTCTACACGGTAGGTTCGAGATACTGTCACTTACAGGTACGGTGCTTCCGCCTCCTGCACCTCCCGGTGCGGGGGGATTGTCTATTTTCTTGGCAGGAGGGCAGGGGGAGGTTGTCGGAGGGAGGGTGGTGGGGCCCCTGGTGGCTTCGGGGCCAGTGGTTTTGATGGCGGCTTCGTTCTCCAATGCCGTGTTTGAGAGGTTGTCCTTGGAGAAGGAGGAGACTACGGCGTCTCATGAGTCTTCTGGAGTGACTGGAGGGGGTGGGCAGTTGGGGGAGGGTGGAGTCAATATGGGATTGGGAGCTGGAAATGTGAATATAGGGAACCATCCTGCAGGTTTGACTACTGGGGATTTGTTTGGGTGGAATAATGCA
- the LOC120010889 gene encoding 3-hydroxy-3-methylglutaryl-coenzyme A reductase 1-like, with protein MDLRRRPPKPSRIPAGVQRVKDSDNKQQSSSIDDQSPSPTPKASDALPLPLYLTNAIFFTLFFSVAYYLLHRWRDKIRSSTPLHVVTLSEIAAIVSLIASFIYLLGFFGVDFVQSFIARASHDPWDLDDESDPNYVNNHRLVTCPPAQLATISVAPPKLPNPEPLITTLASEEDENIVKSVVDGTIPSYSLESNLGDCKRAAAIRREALQRTTGKSLEGLPLEGFDYESIFGQCCEMPVGFVQIPVGIAGPLLLDDYEYSIPMATTEGCLVASTNRGCKAIYASGGATSRLLKDGMTRAPVVRFGSARRAAELKFFMENPDNLDTLAVVFNRSSRFARLQSVHCSIAGKNLFMRFCCSTGDAMGMNMVSKGVQNVLEYLQNDFPDMDVIGISGNFCSDKKPAAVNWIEGRGKSVVCEAIIKEEVVKKVLKTSISSLVELNMLKNLVGSAVAGTLGGFNAHASNIVSAIFIATGQDPAQNVESSHCITMMEPVNDGKDLHISVTMPSIEVGTVGGGTQLASQSACLNLLGVKGANKESPGSNSRLLATIIAGAVLAGELSLMSAIAAGQLVKSHMKYNRSSKDVSKIAS; from the exons ATGGACCTCCGCCGGCGGCCACCTAAACCTTCCCGGATTCCCGCCGGCGTCCAGCGTGTTAAGGACAGCGACAACAAACAACAATCTTCTTCAATTGATGATCAGTCTCCATCTCCGACCCCGAAAGCATCGGACGCGCTTCCTCTCCCGCTCTACCTAACCAACGCCATTTTCTTCACGTTGTTTTTCTCTGTCGCTTACTACCTCCTCCATCGGTGGCGCGATAAGATTCGTAGCTCCACTCCCCTCCACGTAGTTACGCTCTCTGAGATCGCTGCCATCGTATCCCTCATCGCCTCCTTTATCTACCTCCTCGGTTTCTTCGGCGTCGATTTCGTGCAGTCATTCATCGCACGCGCTTCTCATGATCCCTGGGACCTCGACGATGAATCTGATCCTAACTATGTCAATAATCACCGCCTCGTCACCTGTCCTCCCGCGCAATTAGCCACAATATCTGTTGCTCCTCCGAAACTGCCCAATCCCGAACCATTAATTACAACTTTAGCCTCTGAAGAAGACGAGAACATAGTCAAATCCGTCGTCGACGGCACCATCCCGTCGTATTCGCTCGAATCCAATCTCGGAGACTGTAAACGAGCTGCGGCAATTCGCCGCGAGGCTCTGCAGAGGACAACGGGGAAGTCGCTGGAGGGGCTGCCATTGGAAGGATTTGATTACGAGTCGATTTTTGGTCAGTGCTGTGAAATGCCGGTAGGATTCGTGCAGATTCCGGTGGGGATCGCTGGGCCTTTGCTGCTGGACGACTATGAATACTCGATACCAATGGCGACCACGGAGGGGTGCCTGGTGGCAAGCACCAATAGAGGCTGCAAAGCGATCTATGCGTCCGGTGGTGCTACCAGCAGGTTGTTGAAGGATGGCATGACCAGGGCGCCCGTTGTGCGGTTCGGGTCAGCCAGAAGAGCAGCGGAGTTGAAGTTCTTCATGGAGAATCCCGATAATTTGGATACCTTGGCCGTCGTTTTCAATAG GTCAAGTAGATTTGCAAGGCTTCAAAGTGTTCATTGTTCCATCGCTGGGAAAAATCTGTTTATGAGATTCTGCTGCAGCACAGGTGACGCAATGGGGATGAATATGGTCTCAAAGGGGGTTCAGAATGTCCTCGAATACCTACAGAACGATTTTCCTGACATGGATGTGATTGGCATCTCTG GAAACTTCTGTTCTGACAAGAAACCTGCTGCCGTGAACTGGATCGAAGGTCGTGGGAAGTCAGTTGTTTGTGAAGCAATTATCAAGGAAGAGGTGGTTAAAAAGGTACTTAAGACCAGCATTTCTAGTCTTGTAGAGCTCAATATGCTGAAGAATCTTGTTGGGTCTGCTGTTGCGGGCACTCTTGGTGGATTTAACGCCCATGCTAGCAATATTGTTTCTGCTATCTTTATCGCTACTGGTCAGGATCCTGCACAAAATGTTGAGAGTTCTCACTGCATCACCATGATGGAACCTGTCAATGATGGGAAGGATCTTCACATCTCTGTGACCATGCCGTCAATTGAG GTGGGTACAGTTGGAGGCGGTACTCAACTCGCATCTCAGTCTGCTTGCCTGAATTTGCTTGGCGTGAAGGGTGCAAACAAAGAGTCACCAGGGTCGAACTCAAGACTCCTGGCGACCATTATCGCAGGTGCAGTTTTGGCAGGAGAACTTTCCCTAATGTCAGCCATTGCAGCCGGCCAGCTCGTGAAGAGTCATATGAAATACAACAGATCTAGCAAGGATGTCTCCAAGATTGCTTCTTAA